The proteins below come from a single Zea mays cultivar B73 chromosome 8, Zm-B73-REFERENCE-NAM-5.0, whole genome shotgun sequence genomic window:
- the LOC118473106 gene encoding uncharacterized protein — MEALRAEPVAEGEMPASSVHLVSKVLSQSSSHQFLKSVGIKTSATSKASSSNHSELREQLAAEATAAVQGELDQLRKKCEEAEEQQARTQRELEEYKKITEKNSKEMEETNVLIKKLLSLHGNSSST, encoded by the coding sequence atggaggctttgagggctgaacctgttgctgaaggtgagATGCCAGCATCCAGTGTGCACCTTGTGTCGAAGGTGCTGTCCCAGAGCAGCTCACACCAATTCCTGAAAAGCGTCGGCATCAAAACATCGGCAACCTCCAAGGCTTCATCATCAAATCATAGTGAGCTTCGGGAACAACTTGCAGCTGAAGCGACGGCTGCTGTTCAAGGTGAACTCGACCAGCTCAGGAAGAAATGTGAAGAAGCTGAGGAACAGCAGGCGAGGACACAAAGGGAGTTGGAGGAGTACAAGAAGATAACAGAGAAGAacagcaaggagatggaggagaccaatgtgctcatcaagaagctcttgtccttgcatggtaactcttcttcgaCATGA